The following nucleotide sequence is from Pseudonocardia sp. C8.
ACCGGCCGGCGCCTAGCGGGGAGCGGCCGTGCTGCCGCGCACCACCAGCCGCGGCGGGATCACCACCTCGCGGGCCGGGCGCCCGGCGTCGTCGAGCCGCTCGGCCACCAGCTCGAGGGTGTGCGCGGACAGCTCGGCCACGTTCTGGCTGACCGTGGTCAGGTCCACGTGCGCCATCCGGGACAGCGGGCTGTCGTCGTAGCCGGCCACCGAGACGTCGCCGGGCACGTCCACCCCGGCCCGGACCAGCGCGTCCAGCAGGCCGACGGCAGCGTGGTCGTTGAACACCACGACCGCGGTCGGCAACGCGTCACCGGCCAGCAGCTCGGCGGCGGCCCGCGCACCGTCCTGCTCGCCCTTCCCGCCGCGCAGCACCCGCGCCCGGTCGCCGAGGCCGGCCCGGCGCATCGCGGCCCGGTACCCGCGACGCCGGTCGGTGGCGATCGCGTCGCGGCCGCCGTCGACGTAGACGATGTCGCGGTGCCCGGCCGCGACCAGGTGCCCGACCAGCTCGGCGGTGCCCCGCTCGTCGTCCACCCGGACGACGTCGACCTCGGCCCCCGGCAGCCGCCGCCCGACTGCGACGACCGGCACCTGCCCTCCCAGCTCAGCCAGCCGTGCCGTCGGTGCCTCGGTGCCGAGCAGCACGAGAGCCTCGCACCGGGAGTCGATCAGCGTCTCGACCGCGCGCCGCTCGTCGCGGACCCGGGTGCGGGCGCCGAGCAGGACGTCGTGTCCGCGCCGGTCGGCCACGACGAGCAGCTCCTCGGCCAGCTCGGCGTGGAAGGTCGACCGCACCTCCAGCACGACGCCGATCAGGCCGGTCCGCCGGGACGCCAGCAGGCTCGCGGCCCGGTCCGGCCGGTAACCGAGCCGGCGCGCCGCGTCGAGTACCCGTTCCCGGGTGGCCGCGCTCGGCCCGGGCACCCCGCGCAGCACCATCGACACCGACGCGGTGGACAGCCCGACCTCGGCCGCGACGTCCTCCAGCCGCAGCCGGCGGGTGGGCGTCCCTCCGGTCACGGGTACGGACGCTATCAGGACTTCAAGCGCTTCAAGGGATCGGCGACTTTGTCTTGACATTCAGACTTGAACCGCCGGAGACTCGATGTCCGTCGGAGCACCCCGTTCCGCTCGACGACGAGCCAGGAGGACCCATGACCGGTACCGCGCGGCAGCGGCCCACGACCTGGCTGGACCCGGCGGCGGCACGGGTCGAGGACCTGGCCGGCCTGCCCGGCACCACCCCGGCCGACGTCCCGCACGCCGACGAGGTCTCCTCCGGCGTACCGGTCTACGCCGCGGCCCGGCTGCGGGACGCCGCCGCGACGCCGGAGGGGCGGCGCGCCGTGCAGGCGGAACTGGTGGACGTCCTTCACGACGGTGCCGGCATCGTCGTGGTCGCCGGCGCGTTCGGCCGGTCCGAACTGGACGCCGTCACCGCCGTGTTCGAGTCGATGATCGCCGCGCAGCGCGCCGCCGGCACCGCCGCGGGCGACCACTTCGCGCCACCGGGTGCCAACGACCGGGTGTGGAACGCGCTGGAGAAGCTCGCGCTGCGCGACCCGGACGCGTTCGCCGCCTACTACGCCAACCCGGTCCTCGCACTGGCCTGCGAGGCCTGGCTCGGGCCCGGCTACCAGGTGACGTCCCAGGTCAACGTGGTCAACCCGGGTGGCGCCGCGCAGCAGCCGCACCGCGACTACCACCTCGGGTTCCTCACCCCCG
It contains:
- a CDS encoding LacI family DNA-binding transcriptional regulator, which codes for MTGGTPTRRLRLEDVAAEVGLSTASVSMVLRGVPGPSAATRERVLDAARRLGYRPDRAASLLASRRTGLIGVVLEVRSTFHAELAEELLVVADRRGHDVLLGARTRVRDERRAVETLIDSRCEALVLLGTEAPTARLAELGGQVPVVAVGRRLPGAEVDVVRVDDERGTAELVGHLVAAGHRDIVYVDGGRDAIATDRRRGYRAAMRRAGLGDRARVLRGGKGEQDGARAAAELLAGDALPTAVVVFNDHAAVGLLDALVRAGVDVPGDVSVAGYDDSPLSRMAHVDLTTVSQNVAELSAHTLELVAERLDDAGRPAREVVIPPRLVVRGSTAAPR